The genomic DNA CGTGACGAGGACCCGGTGGCCAGCAGCAGCTTGTCGTAGCCGACGGTGGTGCCGTCTGGCAGCGAGAGCGTGTGCTCGGCGGCGTTGACGGCACTGACTTCGGTTCCCAGTCTCAGGTCGATGTTGTGGTCGCGGTACCAGGACGCCGGATCGGTGGTGAAGTCGCCGAGTTTCTTCTTGCCCGCCAGATATTCCTTGGACAGCGGCGGCCGCTCGTAGGGCAGGTGGTCCTCGGCGGAGAACAGCACGACATGGCCGTCAAAGTCGTTGTCCCGCAGTGCTTCAGCGGCCTTGGCTCCGGCCAGGCCACCGCCGACGATCGCGATTGTGGACGACGTTGTCATGTCGATCCAGCCTACTCGCCCGCGACCAACAGCCTCAGCTTTCGGGCGTTGCGCACTGCGTGACCACCGAGATCGTTGTTGAAGTACACGACGACGCGGTGGTTGTCGCGGTCCCACCGGCGGACGCGCTGTGCCCACCGGTGCAGCTCGTCGTCGGAGTACGAACCGGCATACATGCGGTTGTGGTCGTCGCCCGGGCCGTGCATGCGGACGTAGACCAGGTCGCTGGTGGTCACCGGACGACAGGTCAACCCGGGACCGCTCATCACGACGTAGGCGGCGCCGAAGCGTTCCAACAGCCGGAACACGGAGGGCTTGTGCCACGACGGGTGTCGCAGTTCCATCGCCACCCGGACCTCGCGGGGGAGTTGCAACAGGAAATCGGCCAGTAGTGTGTCGTCGCGCTCGAGGGCGGGGTGAAGCTGGACCAGCAGGGCTTCGTTGTGGGGGCCCATCAGTTGCCAGTACTGCTCGAACCGTGGGGTCCAGGGCTCCGGTGATCGCAGCCGCCGGTAGTGGGTCAACCCGCGGTGCGCCTTGACCGACATGGTGAAACCTTCGGGCATCTGGTCGCGCCACCCGGTGAACGTCGTATCGGTGGGCCAGCGGTAGAAGCTGCCGTTGAGTTCCACGGTGTCGAACTCACCGACGTAGTGGGCCAGCCTCGCATTCGCCCGGGTACCCCGCGGATAGAGCACCCCGGTCCAGTGGTCGTACGACCAGCCCGAGGTGCCGATCCTGATCATCTGCCATCGCTAGGGGACGTCGGTGTAGTGCAGGGTGTAGCCCTCGGCGGAGAACGTGAAACCTCGGCCCGTCACCTCCCGCACGCAGGACACCCCGGACTGCTCCTGGACGTTGCAGCGGAAACCCGCCACCGCGAGCACCTTGCCGAACGGCAGCACGACTGCGGCCGATTGCGTGAAATCCGGCTGCGCGAGGTTGGCGAAATGCGCGTCGGCATCCCGGTCGAGAACCAGCGCATTCGGTGCTGCGCTCCCGCCAGTGGCATCGGGCACGGTCTCGGGGGCGCCCGTCACGCTCATCGTCGAGGCGCCACCCGCCGGTTGGCACCCGGCGCGGT from Mycobacterium sp. DL440 includes the following:
- a CDS encoding DUF72 domain-containing protein; amino-acid sequence: MIRIGTSGWSYDHWTGVLYPRGTRANARLAHYVGEFDTVELNGSFYRWPTDTTFTGWRDQMPEGFTMSVKAHRGLTHYRRLRSPEPWTPRFEQYWQLMGPHNEALLVQLHPALERDDTLLADFLLQLPREVRVAMELRHPSWHKPSVFRLLERFGAAYVVMSGPGLTCRPVTTSDLVYVRMHGPGDDHNRMYAGSYSDDELHRWAQRVRRWDRDNHRVVVYFNNDLGGHAVRNARKLRLLVAGE